CGGTCATCTCGGCCCCCAGAGCCGTTTTGTGAATGTCACGGCTGGGCGGAGTGGCGGTGATGCCGCACAGGACGATCCGCTCCACGGCGAAAGCGTCGCCCGTGCGGAAAAAGGCCCCGACGTTCTGGGCCGAACGAACGTTGTCCAGCACCACCGTGACAGGCATCTTTTCCATCGCGGCGAACTCCTCGGCCGAAGGCCTGCCGAGTTCTTCGTTGGTGATTTTGCGCATAATGGGTTCGGAACGATTGATTTCGGGGGCAAAAGTAAATAAAATTAAAATCTTTTCCTTACTTTTGTCAGCTATATTCCGTTGACACCTATGAAAAAACTTTTACTCTTGCTCGCCCTTTCCGGATGCGTCGCCGCAGGACACGCACAGGAGATTCTGCTGGGAACCGATTTCAAAATGTATTTCGACAACAAGGAATTCGGCAGCAACGAGTTCGCCGTGCCGGGGCTGGACATCGAATCGGGCACGGACTTCGCAGCCCGGCTGACGCCCCGTGTCGGCATCCGGTGGGACGAGAAAAACACGCTGGTCATCGCCGCGGACATGATCAAGAATTTCGGAACCCAGGAATCGGCCTATCTTTCGGAGATCAAACCCGTCTTCTACTACCAGTTCCAGACGCCCAAGGTGACGGCCGCAGCCGGTATCTTCACGCGCGACATGATGCACGACGACGACTATTCGACGGCATTCTTCTCCGAGTCGGAACGCTTCTTCCACAACCGCATGAACGGCGTGCTGGCGCAGTACAACGGCAAAAGGGACTCCTACGTCGAGTTCGTCTGCGACTGGGAGGGCATGTATTCCACCCTCTCGCGCGAAAAGTTCCGCATCCTGCTCGCCGGACGCCACTACCTCGACACGTTCTACTACGGGTTCAACTACTCGATGTTCCACTATGCGGGACAGCAGGGCGCGCCGATCGAAAACGTCGTCGACCTGCAACTGCTCAACCCCTGCGTCGGCGTGCGGTTCAACGCCTTCTTCGATTTCGACATCAAACTGGGAGCTTTGCTCACGGCCCAGCGCGACCGCAGTTTCGGCCACTCGTGGGAAAAGCCCTGCATGGGCGAGTTCGCCTTCCGGATCAGCCGCTGGGGACTGTCGCTCGACGAACGCCTCTATGTCGGCGACAACATCCACCCCTTCTTCTACGGACATGAACTCGAAGACGGCACACCGCTCCCCTACGGCCGCGAGTTGTACCCCGCCGAGAGTTTCTTCCGCACCGACCAGAAGGTGTACAGCCGCACGGCGCTCTCCTACCGCCGCTCGTTCTTCAACGACACGGTCTCGGTCCGCGCGGAGTTCGCCGCCCACCACGACGGCACGGCCCTGGGAACCCAGCAAATGCTGGTCGTGGGGGTGAAACTGCTCAAAACCGTTTACAACAGCAAAAATCATAAAAAATAATATGGCAAGCGAAACAAACGAAACACGGGAGAAGTCGCTGAACTTCCTCGAAGAGATCATCGAAGAGTCGATCGCCGGGGGCGAAACGCGCATACAGACCCGTTTCCCGCCCGAACCGAACGGTTACCTGCATATCGGCCACGCCAAGAGCATCTGCATCAACTTCGGACTGGCGAAGAAATACGGCGGCAAGTGCAACCTGCGCTTCGACGACACGAACCCCGTCAAGGAGGACGTGGAGTACGTCGACTCGATCAAGCGCGACATCCAGTGGCTCGGCTTCCAGTGGGAGCTGGAGCGTTACGCGTCGGACTATTTCGACCAGCTCTACGAATGGGCCGTCGTACTGATCAAGAAGGGGCTGGCCTATGTCGACGACCAGACGCAGGACGAGATCCGCGAAAACCGCGGTACGGTATCCGTGCCGGGAACGCCCTCGCCGTGGCGCGACCGTTCGGTGGAGGAAAACCTCGATTTGTTCACGAGAATGAAGAACGGCGAGTTCCCCGACGGAGCCAAGGTGCTGCGCGCCAAGATCGACATGGCCCATCCGAACATGCTGTTCCGCGACCCGATCATGTACCGCATCATCCACGCCGAGCATCACCGCACGGGCGACAAATGGTGCATCTACCCGATGTACGACTACGCCCACGGCCAGAGCGACTCGATCGAGCGGATCACCCACTCGATCTGCACCCTGGAATTCGACGTGCACCGTCCGCTGTACGACTGGTTCATCCAGGCGCTCGACATTTTCCCCTCGCACCAGTACGAGTTCGCACGCCTGAACCTCACCTATACGATGATGTCGAAGCGCAAACTGCTGAAGCTCGTGCAGGAGGGCGCCGTGATGGGCTGGGACGATCCCCGCATGCCGACGATCTGCGCCCTGCGCCGCAAGGGCTACACGCCCGCCTCGGTGCGCAACTTCGCCGAGATGGTGGGCGTCGCCAAGCGCGACAACGTGATCGACCTCGGGAAGCTGGAATACTGCGTGCGCGAAGACCTGAACCGGGTCGCCCAGCGCCGCATGGCCGTGCTGAATCCGCTGAAGGTGGTCATCACGAACTACGAGGACGACAAAACCGAGCTGTTCACGGCGATCAACAACCCCGAGGACGAAGCCGCCGGCACGCGGCAGGTTCCCTTCTCGAAGGTGATCTGGATCGAGCGCGACGACTTCATGGAGAATCCGCCCAAGAAGTTCTTCCGCCTCTCGCCGGGCGGCGAGGTGCGCCTGCGCTATTCGTACCTCATCAAGTGCGAGGAGGTCGTCAAGGACGAGGGGGGCAACATCACCGAACTGCGCTGCACCTACGATCCGATGTCGGGCGGAGGTTCGTCGAGCGACGGCCGCCGCGTGAAAGGCGTCATCCACTGGGTGTCGGCCGCGGATGCCGTGGAGGCCGAAATCCGGCTGTTCAACCCGCTCTTCACGAAGGAGGACCCCGACGACGTGGCCGAAGGGCAGACCTGGGAGGACAACCTCAATCCCGAATCAATGATCAAAATCACAGGCTACCTCGAACCGTCGCTGCGCGACATCCCCGTAGGCCGGGCCGTACAGTTCGAGCGCGTGGGCTACTTCTGCCCCGACACCGACTCGACCCCCGGTCATCTGGTGTTCAACCGCACGGTGACGCTCAAGGACTCGTGGGCCAAGATCAACAAATAGAAAGATCCCCCACCGACAAAAAAAGACATCCGGACGATTCCGGATGTCTTTTTTTATCATTTACCCTCCTATTTCACCGGATTTTACCTACCTTTGGGATCGGAAACGAAAACGGAATAATCGGATGCAGTTGTTATACGTAATAGGAACAGGGGTGCTGGCGGCGTTTTGCGTCCTCCTGGCCGTCCGTATCTGCTACCAGCGCCGGTACATCCGAACAAGCGACCGGATCAACGACTGCATATTCCGCAACGTAGCCGCCTACCTGCTGCTGATCGACCCCGATTTCAACGTTCTGCAAACCAACTACCGCTCCACGACGGGAACCGCTCCGAAAGCCGCACCGCCCAAGGTGGGCAACCAGCTGCGCTGCAAGAACGGCGAGGACGCCGGCATCTGCGGCACACACGAATTGTGCGCCGACTGTCCCGTCCGCGCGGCCATCACCGGGGTGTTCCGGACGAAGAAAGGCTTCTCGGGACTGGAGGTCCCGATGGTGCTCTACACCTCCGACGACCACACGGAGACCGTCGACTGCGACGTAAGCGTGGCGGGCAATTTCCTCACCGTCGCAGGACAACCCCGGGTGGTGCTGACCGTGAGCGACATCTCGGCCCAGAAACGCACCCAGCGCGAACTGGAGAAAGCCCGCGTTCGCGCCGAAGAGTCCGACCGCATGAAATCACGCTTCCTGGCCAACATGAGCCACGAACTGCGCACGCCGCTGAACGCCATCATCGGATTCTCGGAACTGCTCATGGACGACCCCGCCCCGACCGAGAAACAGGAGTACATGCGCATCATCCGCTCCAACGGCGAGGTACTGATGCAGCAACTCAGCGACATCCTCGATCTCTCGAAGATCGAAGCCGGAACCCTCGGCTACGAATATAGCGACGTGGAACTCAATGCCGTCATGGAAGAGCTGGAAGGCGGTTTCCGCATGCGGCAGCCGGAGAACAGCCCGGTGCGGATCACCTTCCACAGAAAATATCCCGTCCGCTACATCCGCACGGACCGCAAACGGCTGATTCAGGTGATCGCCAACCTTTTGAGCAACGCCGTGAAATTCACCTCCGAAGGTTCCGTCGATTTCGGGTTCGAAATCCGCGGCGGGGAACTCTACGTCTACGTCGCCGACACGGGAGCCGGCATCCCCGAAGAACACCGGGGACAGCTTTTCCAACGTTTCGTCAAGGCGGGATCGTTCAGGCAGGGCATCGGCATCGGACTGGCGATCTCGAAGTCGATCGTCGAAACGATGGGCGGCCGCATCGGCGTCGAATCCCGACCGGGCAAAGGCTCGACCTTCTGGTTCACGCTCCCCTGCAAGCCGGAGCAATAAGCATCGTTATCCTCTTCGCGGTTTCCAAACCCTCCCGGCCCTGCGCAGCGGAATAAAATACGCCTGTTCCTTCCAGGTCTCTCCGACCCACCAGGCATCCCAGCGCGACACCGAGCGAAACGCCCGCAGAGCTGCCTGCAACAGCGGGTCAGCCGGATCGCTGACAACAGGACTTCCCTTTTCCGACAACAGTCGCGCCCGGTCGATCCGAACCACCCGCCCTGTGGAATCGGCTGCAAAGACCACATACAGCGACAGCAGATCGGGCGACTTTCCGACATGAAGGCTGTCGAACGCCGCGGCCACACGCTGTGCATTGTCCGTCGCATCCGCACCTCTTTCATACAGCCGGTTCCGGTAGGCTTTCGTCTCACTCACGCGCCCCTCGGACACCGCAGCCACCCATTCGCGTTCGAGATTCCGCATAAATCCATCGTGTTGGTAATACACCAGATTCCCCGTGCCATAGCGGATCTCTCCGCTGAACCAGCCGGCACGGGCGCGTGATCCCGCTGCAAATTCGGGAACCAGCTCCGCTCCGGAAAATACGACGTCGCCGTCCTCGGTGTTCACGCACTCAAGCCACAAGATGCCCTCGTCGTCCAGCCGCCAGACACCGATACACCGACGCCAGCAAGCCGTAGAGCCGGAGGCATCGAGTTCGTCCAGCCGTTTTTCGAGCCGGGCGAGCACGGCGGAATCCGCCGTCGCCAGCGGCAGTGCGAACAACTGCATCGTATCGCACCCGACGACAAGCCGTTCGGCAGCCTGCCCTGTCGCCGACGCGCGAAAAGGCTGCAAAAAACACACGACTGCCGACAGCAGAAGAGC
This Alistipes shahii WAL 8301 DNA region includes the following protein-coding sequences:
- a CDS encoding glutamine--tRNA ligase/YqeY domain fusion protein, with the translated sequence MASETNETREKSLNFLEEIIEESIAGGETRIQTRFPPEPNGYLHIGHAKSICINFGLAKKYGGKCNLRFDDTNPVKEDVEYVDSIKRDIQWLGFQWELERYASDYFDQLYEWAVVLIKKGLAYVDDQTQDEIRENRGTVSVPGTPSPWRDRSVEENLDLFTRMKNGEFPDGAKVLRAKIDMAHPNMLFRDPIMYRIIHAEHHRTGDKWCIYPMYDYAHGQSDSIERITHSICTLEFDVHRPLYDWFIQALDIFPSHQYEFARLNLTYTMMSKRKLLKLVQEGAVMGWDDPRMPTICALRRKGYTPASVRNFAEMVGVAKRDNVIDLGKLEYCVREDLNRVAQRRMAVLNPLKVVITNYEDDKTELFTAINNPEDEAAGTRQVPFSKVIWIERDDFMENPPKKFFRLSPGGEVRLRYSYLIKCEEVVKDEGGNITELRCTYDPMSGGGSSSDGRRVKGVIHWVSAADAVEAEIRLFNPLFTKEDPDDVAEGQTWEDNLNPESMIKITGYLEPSLRDIPVGRAVQFERVGYFCPDTDSTPGHLVFNRTVTLKDSWAKINK
- a CDS encoding sensor histidine kinase, which encodes MLYVIGTGVLAAFCVLLAVRICYQRRYIRTSDRINDCIFRNVAAYLLLIDPDFNVLQTNYRSTTGTAPKAAPPKVGNQLRCKNGEDAGICGTHELCADCPVRAAITGVFRTKKGFSGLEVPMVLYTSDDHTETVDCDVSVAGNFLTVAGQPRVVLTVSDISAQKRTQRELEKARVRAEESDRMKSRFLANMSHELRTPLNAIIGFSELLMDDPAPTEKQEYMRIIRSNGEVLMQQLSDILDLSKIEAGTLGYEYSDVELNAVMEELEGGFRMRQPENSPVRITFHRKYPVRYIRTDRKRLIQVIANLLSNAVKFTSEGSVDFGFEIRGGELYVYVADTGAGIPEEHRGQLFQRFVKAGSFRQGIGIGLAISKSIVETMGGRIGVESRPGKGSTFWFTLPCKPEQ